In Pan troglodytes isolate AG18354 chromosome 21, NHGRI_mPanTro3-v2.0_pri, whole genome shotgun sequence, one genomic interval encodes:
- the ADAM33 gene encoding disintegrin and metalloproteinase domain-containing protein 33 isoform X12: protein MGWRPRRARGTPLLLLLLLLLLWPVPSAGVLQGHIPGQPVTPHWVLDGQPWRAVSLEEPVSKPDMGLVALEAEGQELLLELEKNHRLLAPGYIETHYSPDGQPVVLAPNHTDHCHYQGRVRGFPDSWVVLCTCSGMSGLITLSRNASYYLRPWPPRGSKDFSTHKIFRMEQLLTWKGACGHRDPGNKAGMTSLPGGPQSRDRREARRTRKYLELYIVADHTLFLTRHRNLNHTKQRLLEVANYVDQLLRTLDIQVVLAGLEVWTERDRSRVTQDANATLWAFLQWRRGLWAQRPHDSAQLLTGRAFQGATVGLAPVEGMCRAESSGGVSTDHSELPIGAAATMAHEIGHSLGLSHDPDGCCVEAAAESGGCVMAAATGHPFPRVFSACSRRQLRAFFRKGGGACLSNAPDPGLPVPPALCGNGFVEAGEECDCGSGQECRDLCCFAHNCSLRPGAQCAHGDCCVHCLLKPAGALCRQAMGDCDLPEFCTGTSSHCPPDVYLLDGSPCARGSGYCWDGACPTLEQQCQQLWGPGSHPAPEACFQVVNSAGDAHGNCGQDSEGHFLPCAGRDALCGKLQCQGGKPSLLAPHMVPVDSTVHLEGHEVTCRGALALPSAQLDLLGLGLVEPGTQCGPRMVCNSNHNCHCAPGWAPPFCDKPGFGGSMDSGPVQAENHDTFLLAMLLSVLLPLLPGAGLAWCCYRLPGAHLQRCSWGCRRDPACSGPKDGPHRDHPLGGVHPMELGPTATGQPWPLDPENSHEPSSHPEKPLPAVSPDPQADQAQMPRSCLW, encoded by the exons ATGGGCTGGAGGCCCCGGAGAGCTCGGGGGACCccgttgctgctgctgctactactgcTGCTGCTCTGGCCAGTGCCAAGCGCCGGGGTGCTTCAAG GACATATCCCTGGGCAGCCAGTCACCCCGCACTGGGTCCTGGATGGACAACCCTGGCGCGCCGTCAGCCTGGAGGAGCCG GTCTCGAAGCCAGACATGGGGCTGGTGGCCCTGGAGGCTGAAGGCCAGGAGCTCCTGCTTGAGCTGGAGAAGAACCA CAGGCTGCTGGCCCCAGGATACATAGAAACCCACTACAGCCCAGATGGGCAGCCAGTGGTGCTGGCCCCCAACCACACG GATCATTGCCACTACCAAGGGCGAGTAAGGGGCTTCCCCGACTCCTGGGTAGTCCTCTGCACCTGCTCTGGGATGAG TGGCCTGATCACCCTCAGCAGGAATGCCAGCTATTATCTGCGTCCCTGGCCACCCCGGGGCTCCAAGGACTTCTCAACCCACAAGATCTTTCGGATGGAGCAGCTTCTCACCTGGAAAGGAGCCTGTGGCCACAGGGATCCTGGGAACAAAGCGGGCATGACCAGCCTTCCTGGTGGTCCCCAGAGCAGG GACAGGCGAGAAGCGCGCAGGACCCGGAAGTACCTGGAACTGTACATTGTGGCAGACCACACCCTG TTCTTGACTCGGCACCGAAACTTGAACCACACCAAACAGCGTCTCCTGGAAGTCGCCAACTACGTGGACCAG CTTCTCAGGACTCTGGACATTCAGGTGGTGCTGGCCGGCCTGGAAGTGTGGACCGAGCGGGACCGCAGCCGCGTCACGCAGGACGCCAACGCCACGCTCTGGGCCTTCCTGCAGTGGCGCCGGGGGCTGTGGGCGCAGCGGCCCCACGACTCCGCGCAGCTGCTCAC GGGCCGCGCCTTCCAGGGCGCCACAGTGGGCCTGGCGCCCGTCGAGGGCATGTGCCGCGCCGAGAGCTCGGGAGGCGTGAGCACG GACCACTCGGAGCTCCCCATTGGCGCCGCAGCCACCATGGCCCATGAGATCGGCCACAGCCTCGGCCTCAGCCACGACCCCGACGGCTGCTGCGTGGAGGCTGCGGCCGAGTCCGGAGGCTGCGTCATGGCTGCGGCCACCGG GCACCCGTTTCCGCGCGTGTTCAGCGCCTGCAGCCGCCGCCAGCTGCGCGCCTTCTTCCGCAAGGGGGGCGGCGCTTGCCTCTCCAATGCCCCGGACCCCGGACTCCCGGTGCCGCCGGCGCTCTGCGGGAACGGCTTCGTGGAAGCGGGCGAGGAGTGTGACTGCGGCTCTGGCCAG GAGTGCCGCGACCTCTGCTGCTTTGCTCACAACTGTTCGCTGCGCCCGGGGGCCCAGTGCGCCCACGGAGACTGCTGCGTGCACTGCCTG CTGAAGCCGGCTGGAGCGCTGTGCCGCCAGGCCATGGGTGACTGTGACCTCCCTGAGTTTTGCACGGGCACCTCCTCCCACTGTCCCCCAGACGTTTACCTACTGGACGGCTCACCCTGTGCCAGGGGCAGTGGCTACTGCTGGGATGGCGCATGTCCCACGCTGGAGCAGCAGTGCCAGCAGCTCTGGGGGCCTG GCTCCCATCCAGCTCCCGAGGCCTGTTTCCAGGTGGTGAACTCTGCGGGAGATGCTCATGGAAACTGCGGCCAGGACAGCGAGGGCCACTTCCTGCCCTGTGCAGGGAG GGATGCCCTGTGTGGGAAGCTGCAGTGCCAGGGTGGAAAGCCCAGCCTGCTCGCACCGCACATGGTGCCAGTGGACTCTACCGTTCACCTAGAAGGCCACGAAGTGACCTGTCGGGGAGCCTTGGCACTCCCCAGTGCCCAGCTGGACCTGCTTGGCCTGGGCCTGGTAGAGCCAGGCACCCAGTGTGGACCTAGAATG GTTTGCAATAGCAACCATAactgccactgtgctccaggctgggCTCCACCCTTCTGTGACAAGCCAGGCTTTGGTGGCAGCATGGACAGTGGCCCTGTGCAGGCTGAAA ACCATGACACCTTCCTGCTGGCCATGCTCCTCAGCGTCCTGCTGCCTCTGCTCCCAGGGGCCGGCCTGGCCTGGTGTTGCTACCGACTCCCAGGAGCCCATCTGCAGCGatgcagctggggctgcaggaggGACCCTGCGTGCAGTGG CCCCAAAGATGGCCCACACAGGGACCACCCCCTGGGCGGCGTTCACCCCATGGAGTTGGGCCCCACAGCCACTGGACAGCCCTGGCCCCTGG ACCCTGAGAACTCTCATGAGCCCAGCAGCCACCCTGAGAAGCCTCTGCCAGCAGTCTCGCCTGACCCCCAAG CAGATCAAGCCCAGATGCCAAGATCCTGCCTCTGGTGA
- the ADAM33 gene encoding disintegrin and metalloproteinase domain-containing protein 33 isoform X11 encodes MGWRPRRARGTPLLLLLLLLLLWPVPSAGVLQGHIPGQPVTPHWVLDGQPWRAVSLEEPVSKPDMGLVALEAEGQELLLELEKNHRLLAPGYIETHYSPDGQPVVLAPNHTDHCHYQGRVRGFPDSWVVLCTCSGMSGLITLSRNASYYLRPWPPRGSKDFSTHKIFRMEQLLTWKGACGHRDPGNKAGMTSLPGGPQSRDRREARRTRKYLELYIVADHTLFLTRHRNLNHTKQRLLEVANYVDQLLRTLDIQVVLAGLEVWTERDRSRVTQDANATLWAFLQWRRGLWAQRPHDSAQLLTGRAFQGATVGLAPVEGMCRAESSGGVSTVSPAGGGEGRDRRLYGRSDRPPTAPQDHSELPIGAAATMAHEIGHSLGLSHDPDGCCVEAAAESGGCVMAAATGHPFPRVFSACSRRQLRAFFRKGGGACLSNAPDPGLPVPPALCGNGFVEAGEECDCGSGQECRDLCCFAHNCSLRPGAQCAHGDCCVHCLLKPAGALCRQAMGDCDLPEFCTGTSSHCPPDVYLLDGSPCARGSGYCWDGACPTLEQQCQQLWGPGSHPAPEACFQVVNSAGDAHGNCGQDSEGHFLPCAGRDALCGKLQCQGGKPSLLAPHMVPVDSTVHLEGHEVTCRGALALPSAQLDLLGLGLVEPGTQCGPRMVCNSNHNCHCAPGWAPPFCDKPGFGGSMDSGPVQAENHDTFLLAMLLSVLLPLLPGAGLAWCCYRLPGAHLQRCSWGCRRDPACSGPKDGPHRDHPLGGVHPMELGPTATGQPWPLDPENSHEPSSHPEKPLPAVSPDPQDQAQMPRSCLW; translated from the exons ATGGGCTGGAGGCCCCGGAGAGCTCGGGGGACCccgttgctgctgctgctactactgcTGCTGCTCTGGCCAGTGCCAAGCGCCGGGGTGCTTCAAG GACATATCCCTGGGCAGCCAGTCACCCCGCACTGGGTCCTGGATGGACAACCCTGGCGCGCCGTCAGCCTGGAGGAGCCG GTCTCGAAGCCAGACATGGGGCTGGTGGCCCTGGAGGCTGAAGGCCAGGAGCTCCTGCTTGAGCTGGAGAAGAACCA CAGGCTGCTGGCCCCAGGATACATAGAAACCCACTACAGCCCAGATGGGCAGCCAGTGGTGCTGGCCCCCAACCACACG GATCATTGCCACTACCAAGGGCGAGTAAGGGGCTTCCCCGACTCCTGGGTAGTCCTCTGCACCTGCTCTGGGATGAG TGGCCTGATCACCCTCAGCAGGAATGCCAGCTATTATCTGCGTCCCTGGCCACCCCGGGGCTCCAAGGACTTCTCAACCCACAAGATCTTTCGGATGGAGCAGCTTCTCACCTGGAAAGGAGCCTGTGGCCACAGGGATCCTGGGAACAAAGCGGGCATGACCAGCCTTCCTGGTGGTCCCCAGAGCAGG GACAGGCGAGAAGCGCGCAGGACCCGGAAGTACCTGGAACTGTACATTGTGGCAGACCACACCCTG TTCTTGACTCGGCACCGAAACTTGAACCACACCAAACAGCGTCTCCTGGAAGTCGCCAACTACGTGGACCAG CTTCTCAGGACTCTGGACATTCAGGTGGTGCTGGCCGGCCTGGAAGTGTGGACCGAGCGGGACCGCAGCCGCGTCACGCAGGACGCCAACGCCACGCTCTGGGCCTTCCTGCAGTGGCGCCGGGGGCTGTGGGCGCAGCGGCCCCACGACTCCGCGCAGCTGCTCAC GGGCCGCGCCTTCCAGGGCGCCACAGTGGGCCTGGCGCCCGTCGAGGGCATGTGCCGCGCCGAGAGCTCGGGAGGCGTGAGCACGGTGAGCCCCGCGGGCGGGGGCGAGGGGAGAGACAGGAGACTCTACGGCCGCAGTGACCGCCCTCCCACGGCCCCCCAGGACCACTCGGAGCTCCCCATTGGCGCCGCAGCCACCATGGCCCATGAGATCGGCCACAGCCTCGGCCTCAGCCACGACCCCGACGGCTGCTGCGTGGAGGCTGCGGCCGAGTCCGGAGGCTGCGTCATGGCTGCGGCCACCGG GCACCCGTTTCCGCGCGTGTTCAGCGCCTGCAGCCGCCGCCAGCTGCGCGCCTTCTTCCGCAAGGGGGGCGGCGCTTGCCTCTCCAATGCCCCGGACCCCGGACTCCCGGTGCCGCCGGCGCTCTGCGGGAACGGCTTCGTGGAAGCGGGCGAGGAGTGTGACTGCGGCTCTGGCCAG GAGTGCCGCGACCTCTGCTGCTTTGCTCACAACTGTTCGCTGCGCCCGGGGGCCCAGTGCGCCCACGGAGACTGCTGCGTGCACTGCCTG CTGAAGCCGGCTGGAGCGCTGTGCCGCCAGGCCATGGGTGACTGTGACCTCCCTGAGTTTTGCACGGGCACCTCCTCCCACTGTCCCCCAGACGTTTACCTACTGGACGGCTCACCCTGTGCCAGGGGCAGTGGCTACTGCTGGGATGGCGCATGTCCCACGCTGGAGCAGCAGTGCCAGCAGCTCTGGGGGCCTG GCTCCCATCCAGCTCCCGAGGCCTGTTTCCAGGTGGTGAACTCTGCGGGAGATGCTCATGGAAACTGCGGCCAGGACAGCGAGGGCCACTTCCTGCCCTGTGCAGGGAG GGATGCCCTGTGTGGGAAGCTGCAGTGCCAGGGTGGAAAGCCCAGCCTGCTCGCACCGCACATGGTGCCAGTGGACTCTACCGTTCACCTAGAAGGCCACGAAGTGACCTGTCGGGGAGCCTTGGCACTCCCCAGTGCCCAGCTGGACCTGCTTGGCCTGGGCCTGGTAGAGCCAGGCACCCAGTGTGGACCTAGAATG GTTTGCAATAGCAACCATAactgccactgtgctccaggctgggCTCCACCCTTCTGTGACAAGCCAGGCTTTGGTGGCAGCATGGACAGTGGCCCTGTGCAGGCTGAAA ACCATGACACCTTCCTGCTGGCCATGCTCCTCAGCGTCCTGCTGCCTCTGCTCCCAGGGGCCGGCCTGGCCTGGTGTTGCTACCGACTCCCAGGAGCCCATCTGCAGCGatgcagctggggctgcaggaggGACCCTGCGTGCAGTGG CCCCAAAGATGGCCCACACAGGGACCACCCCCTGGGCGGCGTTCACCCCATGGAGTTGGGCCCCACAGCCACTGGACAGCCCTGGCCCCTGG ACCCTGAGAACTCTCATGAGCCCAGCAGCCACCCTGAGAAGCCTCTGCCAGCAGTCTCGCCTGACCCCCAAG ATCAAGCCCAGATGCCAAGATCCTGCCTCTGGTGA
- the ADAM33 gene encoding disintegrin and metalloproteinase domain-containing protein 33 isoform X9, with translation MGWRPRRARGTPLLLLLLLLLLWPVPSAGVLQGHIPGQPVTPHWVLDGQPWRAVSLEEPVSKPDMGLVALEAEGQELLLELEKNHRLLAPGYIETHYSPDGQPVVLAPNHTDHCHYQGRVRGFPDSWVVLCTCSGMSGLITLSRNASYYLRPWPPRGSKDFSTHKIFRMEQLLTWKGACGHRDPGNKAGMTSLPGGPQSRDRREARRTRKYLELYIVADHTLFLTRHRNLNHTKQRLLEVANYVDQLLRTLDIQVVLAGLEVWTERDRSRVTQDANATLWAFLQWRRGLWAQRPHDSAQLLTGRAFQGATVGLAPVEGMCRAESSGGVSTVSPAGGGEGRDRRLYGRSDRPPTAPQDHSELPIGAAATMAHEIGHSLGLSHDPDGCCVEAAAESGGCVMAAATGHPFPRVFSACSRRQLRAFFRKGGGACLSNAPDPGLPVPPALCGNGFVEAGEECDCGSGQECRDLCCFAHNCSLRPGAQCAHGDCCVHCLLKPAGALCRQAMGDCDLPEFCTGTSSHCPPDVYLLDGSPCARGSGYCWDGACPTLEQQCQQLWGPGSHPAPEACFQVVNSAGDAHGNCGQDSEGHFLPCAGRDALCGKLQCQGGKPSLLAPHMVPVDSTVHLEGHEVTCRGALALPSAQLDLLGLGLVEPGTQCGPRMVCNSNHNCHCAPGWAPPFCDKPGFGGSMDSGPVQAENHDTFLLAMLLSVLLPLLPGAGLAWCCYRLPGAHLQRCSWGCRRDPACSGPKDGPHRDHPLGGVHPMELGPTATGQPWPLDPENSHEPSSHPEKPLPAVSPDPQADQAQMPRSCLW, from the exons ATGGGCTGGAGGCCCCGGAGAGCTCGGGGGACCccgttgctgctgctgctactactgcTGCTGCTCTGGCCAGTGCCAAGCGCCGGGGTGCTTCAAG GACATATCCCTGGGCAGCCAGTCACCCCGCACTGGGTCCTGGATGGACAACCCTGGCGCGCCGTCAGCCTGGAGGAGCCG GTCTCGAAGCCAGACATGGGGCTGGTGGCCCTGGAGGCTGAAGGCCAGGAGCTCCTGCTTGAGCTGGAGAAGAACCA CAGGCTGCTGGCCCCAGGATACATAGAAACCCACTACAGCCCAGATGGGCAGCCAGTGGTGCTGGCCCCCAACCACACG GATCATTGCCACTACCAAGGGCGAGTAAGGGGCTTCCCCGACTCCTGGGTAGTCCTCTGCACCTGCTCTGGGATGAG TGGCCTGATCACCCTCAGCAGGAATGCCAGCTATTATCTGCGTCCCTGGCCACCCCGGGGCTCCAAGGACTTCTCAACCCACAAGATCTTTCGGATGGAGCAGCTTCTCACCTGGAAAGGAGCCTGTGGCCACAGGGATCCTGGGAACAAAGCGGGCATGACCAGCCTTCCTGGTGGTCCCCAGAGCAGG GACAGGCGAGAAGCGCGCAGGACCCGGAAGTACCTGGAACTGTACATTGTGGCAGACCACACCCTG TTCTTGACTCGGCACCGAAACTTGAACCACACCAAACAGCGTCTCCTGGAAGTCGCCAACTACGTGGACCAG CTTCTCAGGACTCTGGACATTCAGGTGGTGCTGGCCGGCCTGGAAGTGTGGACCGAGCGGGACCGCAGCCGCGTCACGCAGGACGCCAACGCCACGCTCTGGGCCTTCCTGCAGTGGCGCCGGGGGCTGTGGGCGCAGCGGCCCCACGACTCCGCGCAGCTGCTCAC GGGCCGCGCCTTCCAGGGCGCCACAGTGGGCCTGGCGCCCGTCGAGGGCATGTGCCGCGCCGAGAGCTCGGGAGGCGTGAGCACGGTGAGCCCCGCGGGCGGGGGCGAGGGGAGAGACAGGAGACTCTACGGCCGCAGTGACCGCCCTCCCACGGCCCCCCAGGACCACTCGGAGCTCCCCATTGGCGCCGCAGCCACCATGGCCCATGAGATCGGCCACAGCCTCGGCCTCAGCCACGACCCCGACGGCTGCTGCGTGGAGGCTGCGGCCGAGTCCGGAGGCTGCGTCATGGCTGCGGCCACCGG GCACCCGTTTCCGCGCGTGTTCAGCGCCTGCAGCCGCCGCCAGCTGCGCGCCTTCTTCCGCAAGGGGGGCGGCGCTTGCCTCTCCAATGCCCCGGACCCCGGACTCCCGGTGCCGCCGGCGCTCTGCGGGAACGGCTTCGTGGAAGCGGGCGAGGAGTGTGACTGCGGCTCTGGCCAG GAGTGCCGCGACCTCTGCTGCTTTGCTCACAACTGTTCGCTGCGCCCGGGGGCCCAGTGCGCCCACGGAGACTGCTGCGTGCACTGCCTG CTGAAGCCGGCTGGAGCGCTGTGCCGCCAGGCCATGGGTGACTGTGACCTCCCTGAGTTTTGCACGGGCACCTCCTCCCACTGTCCCCCAGACGTTTACCTACTGGACGGCTCACCCTGTGCCAGGGGCAGTGGCTACTGCTGGGATGGCGCATGTCCCACGCTGGAGCAGCAGTGCCAGCAGCTCTGGGGGCCTG GCTCCCATCCAGCTCCCGAGGCCTGTTTCCAGGTGGTGAACTCTGCGGGAGATGCTCATGGAAACTGCGGCCAGGACAGCGAGGGCCACTTCCTGCCCTGTGCAGGGAG GGATGCCCTGTGTGGGAAGCTGCAGTGCCAGGGTGGAAAGCCCAGCCTGCTCGCACCGCACATGGTGCCAGTGGACTCTACCGTTCACCTAGAAGGCCACGAAGTGACCTGTCGGGGAGCCTTGGCACTCCCCAGTGCCCAGCTGGACCTGCTTGGCCTGGGCCTGGTAGAGCCAGGCACCCAGTGTGGACCTAGAATG GTTTGCAATAGCAACCATAactgccactgtgctccaggctgggCTCCACCCTTCTGTGACAAGCCAGGCTTTGGTGGCAGCATGGACAGTGGCCCTGTGCAGGCTGAAA ACCATGACACCTTCCTGCTGGCCATGCTCCTCAGCGTCCTGCTGCCTCTGCTCCCAGGGGCCGGCCTGGCCTGGTGTTGCTACCGACTCCCAGGAGCCCATCTGCAGCGatgcagctggggctgcaggaggGACCCTGCGTGCAGTGG CCCCAAAGATGGCCCACACAGGGACCACCCCCTGGGCGGCGTTCACCCCATGGAGTTGGGCCCCACAGCCACTGGACAGCCCTGGCCCCTGG ACCCTGAGAACTCTCATGAGCCCAGCAGCCACCCTGAGAAGCCTCTGCCAGCAGTCTCGCCTGACCCCCAAG CAGATCAAGCCCAGATGCCAAGATCCTGCCTCTGGTGA
- the ADAM33 gene encoding disintegrin and metalloproteinase domain-containing protein 33 isoform X4 codes for MGWRPRRARGTPLLLLLLLLLLWPVPSAGVLQGHIPGQPVTPHWVLDGQPWRAVSLEEPVSKPDMGLVALEAEGQELLLELEKNHRLLAPGYIETHYSPDGQPVVLAPNHTDHCHYQGRVRGFPDSWVVLCTCSGMSGLITLSRNASYYLRPWPPRGSKDFSTHKIFRMEQLLTWKGACGHRDPGNKAGMTSLPGGPQSRDRREARRTRKYLELYIVADHTLFLTRHRNLNHTKQRLLEVANYVDQLLRTLDIQVVLAGLEVWTERDRSRVTQDANATLWAFLQWRRGLWAQRPHDSAQLLTGRAFQGATVGLAPVEGMCRAESSGGVSTVSPAGGGEGRDRRLYGRSDRPPTAPQDHSELPIGAAATMAHEIGHSLGLSHDPDGCCVEAAAESGGCVMAAATGHPFPRVFSACSRRQLRAFFRKGGGACLSNAPDPGLPVPPALCGNGFVEAGEECDCGSGQECRDLCCFAHNCSLRPGAQCAHGDCCVHCLLKPAGALCRQAMGDCDLPEFCTGTSSHCPPDVYLLDGSPCARGSGYCWDGACPTLEQQCQQLWGPGSHPAPEACFQVVNSAGDAHGNCGQDSEGHFLPCAGRDALCGKLQCQGGKPSLLAPHMVPVDSTVHLEGHEVTCRGALALPSAQLDLLGLGLVEPGTQCGPRMVCQSRRCRKNAFQELQRCLTACHSHGVCNSNHNCHCAPGWAPPFCDKPGFGGSMDSGPVQAENHDTFLLAMLLSVLLPLLPGAGLAWCCYRLPGAHLQRCSWGCRRDPACSGPKDGPHRDHPLGGVHPMELGPTATGQPWPLDPENSHEPSSHPEKPLPAVSPDPQADQAQMPRSCLW; via the exons ATGGGCTGGAGGCCCCGGAGAGCTCGGGGGACCccgttgctgctgctgctactactgcTGCTGCTCTGGCCAGTGCCAAGCGCCGGGGTGCTTCAAG GACATATCCCTGGGCAGCCAGTCACCCCGCACTGGGTCCTGGATGGACAACCCTGGCGCGCCGTCAGCCTGGAGGAGCCG GTCTCGAAGCCAGACATGGGGCTGGTGGCCCTGGAGGCTGAAGGCCAGGAGCTCCTGCTTGAGCTGGAGAAGAACCA CAGGCTGCTGGCCCCAGGATACATAGAAACCCACTACAGCCCAGATGGGCAGCCAGTGGTGCTGGCCCCCAACCACACG GATCATTGCCACTACCAAGGGCGAGTAAGGGGCTTCCCCGACTCCTGGGTAGTCCTCTGCACCTGCTCTGGGATGAG TGGCCTGATCACCCTCAGCAGGAATGCCAGCTATTATCTGCGTCCCTGGCCACCCCGGGGCTCCAAGGACTTCTCAACCCACAAGATCTTTCGGATGGAGCAGCTTCTCACCTGGAAAGGAGCCTGTGGCCACAGGGATCCTGGGAACAAAGCGGGCATGACCAGCCTTCCTGGTGGTCCCCAGAGCAGG GACAGGCGAGAAGCGCGCAGGACCCGGAAGTACCTGGAACTGTACATTGTGGCAGACCACACCCTG TTCTTGACTCGGCACCGAAACTTGAACCACACCAAACAGCGTCTCCTGGAAGTCGCCAACTACGTGGACCAG CTTCTCAGGACTCTGGACATTCAGGTGGTGCTGGCCGGCCTGGAAGTGTGGACCGAGCGGGACCGCAGCCGCGTCACGCAGGACGCCAACGCCACGCTCTGGGCCTTCCTGCAGTGGCGCCGGGGGCTGTGGGCGCAGCGGCCCCACGACTCCGCGCAGCTGCTCAC GGGCCGCGCCTTCCAGGGCGCCACAGTGGGCCTGGCGCCCGTCGAGGGCATGTGCCGCGCCGAGAGCTCGGGAGGCGTGAGCACGGTGAGCCCCGCGGGCGGGGGCGAGGGGAGAGACAGGAGACTCTACGGCCGCAGTGACCGCCCTCCCACGGCCCCCCAGGACCACTCGGAGCTCCCCATTGGCGCCGCAGCCACCATGGCCCATGAGATCGGCCACAGCCTCGGCCTCAGCCACGACCCCGACGGCTGCTGCGTGGAGGCTGCGGCCGAGTCCGGAGGCTGCGTCATGGCTGCGGCCACCGG GCACCCGTTTCCGCGCGTGTTCAGCGCCTGCAGCCGCCGCCAGCTGCGCGCCTTCTTCCGCAAGGGGGGCGGCGCTTGCCTCTCCAATGCCCCGGACCCCGGACTCCCGGTGCCGCCGGCGCTCTGCGGGAACGGCTTCGTGGAAGCGGGCGAGGAGTGTGACTGCGGCTCTGGCCAG GAGTGCCGCGACCTCTGCTGCTTTGCTCACAACTGTTCGCTGCGCCCGGGGGCCCAGTGCGCCCACGGAGACTGCTGCGTGCACTGCCTG CTGAAGCCGGCTGGAGCGCTGTGCCGCCAGGCCATGGGTGACTGTGACCTCCCTGAGTTTTGCACGGGCACCTCCTCCCACTGTCCCCCAGACGTTTACCTACTGGACGGCTCACCCTGTGCCAGGGGCAGTGGCTACTGCTGGGATGGCGCATGTCCCACGCTGGAGCAGCAGTGCCAGCAGCTCTGGGGGCCTG GCTCCCATCCAGCTCCCGAGGCCTGTTTCCAGGTGGTGAACTCTGCGGGAGATGCTCATGGAAACTGCGGCCAGGACAGCGAGGGCCACTTCCTGCCCTGTGCAGGGAG GGATGCCCTGTGTGGGAAGCTGCAGTGCCAGGGTGGAAAGCCCAGCCTGCTCGCACCGCACATGGTGCCAGTGGACTCTACCGTTCACCTAGAAGGCCACGAAGTGACCTGTCGGGGAGCCTTGGCACTCCCCAGTGCCCAGCTGGACCTGCTTGGCCTGGGCCTGGTAGAGCCAGGCACCCAGTGTGGACCTAGAATG GTGTGCCAGAGCAGGCGCTGCAGGAAGAATGCCTTCCAGGAGCTTCAGCGCTGTCTGACTGCCTGCCACAGCCACGGG GTTTGCAATAGCAACCATAactgccactgtgctccaggctgggCTCCACCCTTCTGTGACAAGCCAGGCTTTGGTGGCAGCATGGACAGTGGCCCTGTGCAGGCTGAAA ACCATGACACCTTCCTGCTGGCCATGCTCCTCAGCGTCCTGCTGCCTCTGCTCCCAGGGGCCGGCCTGGCCTGGTGTTGCTACCGACTCCCAGGAGCCCATCTGCAGCGatgcagctggggctgcaggaggGACCCTGCGTGCAGTGG CCCCAAAGATGGCCCACACAGGGACCACCCCCTGGGCGGCGTTCACCCCATGGAGTTGGGCCCCACAGCCACTGGACAGCCCTGGCCCCTGG ACCCTGAGAACTCTCATGAGCCCAGCAGCCACCCTGAGAAGCCTCTGCCAGCAGTCTCGCCTGACCCCCAAG CAGATCAAGCCCAGATGCCAAGATCCTGCCTCTGGTGA